In Kutzneria kofuensis, the DNA window TACCAGTGCCCACCGCCCTCGGCGGTGCGCATCAGGAAGCCCAGCAGCCACACCACGAGCACGATGCCCGCGACGATCCACAGGGCGTGCACGGCGAAGCCGACGCCGCCGAGCACGATGGCCAATAACAGCACCGCCAGGATGATTCCCATTGGATACTCCTGTTCGCCGGGGGAAGTTGACTCTTGGATACCCAGCTGGCGGATTGCTAAACCTTGCGCCGCAATGATTCCTCGACGCGTTCCGCCCGGCGCTGCTGGCGCCCGTGCAGCAATCCGTAGGTGAATCCGTTGTCGCCGTCCAAATGCGACTGGACGCCGATGGCGCGCAGTTCCTGGCGTGCCACAACGGAATCCTGGTGCAGGCCGAGCCGCTTGGTCAGCTTCTTCATGCGGCGGGCCAGCTTCTTCTTGCCGGCCGCCTCCGCCACGTAGCGGGCCCGCTTCGCCGCCTTGCGCACGTCGTGCAGGGTTCCGTTGCCGCGGGCCTCGTTCCGCCACGCGCGGTCCACCCGTCGGCGCGTGTCGCGCAGCCGCTTCCTGGCCTTCGCCGACCGAATCCGCAGCGTGTCCAACCGGTCCAGCAGCGTGAAGTACCGCTTGCTACGCAAGGTTTCCAGCACTTCCGCCCGGGCCGCCTGCTCACGCGGGGCGAACGTCTCGGTGAGCCGCTGCCGCACGTTGCCCAGCACCAGTTCGGCCGGCAGCGCGTCGACTTCCGCCTGCAGGTGCTCACGCAGCACCTCCAGGTCGCGGGCCTCGCCCAGCACTCCGCCGAGCCAGCGCAGCTCCTCCCGTAGCGAGCGGGATCCCTTGTACGCCTGGAGAATGCTGCGGATCCGGCGACTCGCTACGCGCATCTGGTGCACGGAGTCCTCGGCGTCCTGGCGTACGCGCAGGTCCTGTCGGCGCAACTCGGCGACCTGCTGCCGCACGTACGCCGTGATCCGATCGGCGGCCTTCGGCTCCTTCGGGATCCGATCCCCCAGCAGCCGCAGCAGTTTCGCCGGCGCGTCCGAGGGCCGGCCCAGCGTGCGCTCGACGGCGTCGAACACCTCACCGCCGCCCTCGACCAGCTCGACCTCGATCTCCCGCCAGGCCTTGATCTCCGAGGTCTCGCCCAGCGTCTGCGCCATCACGTCGTCCTCGACGACCTCGGCCGCGATCCGGCCGTCGTCGTCGAGCAGCTCCCACCGCTTGCGTTTGGTCCGGATGTGCGCGATCGGCGCCAGTGGCTCACCCCGGGTCAGCCCGAGGACGAGGTCCGTCAGTTCCTTCGGCACCCGCTTGGCGTCCTTGGTCGCCTTGGCGCGGATCTCGTCCCGCGCGTCGTCGCCCAGCGGCAGTTTCAGGTGCCAGCCCGCGTCCTCGCCGCCGGTTCGGCGGCGCAGGGTCACTCCGTTGCGAGCCAGCCGCAGGTCCGCGGTGTCGTGATAGACGGCGTCCAGCAGCAGGTCCTCGCCGCCGCCCACGACCGTCACCCCTGGCACGCCCGCCAGCAGGCCACCGTCCGTGTCCACCGGCTCGTACTTCCGCTCCGTCTCCTTGACTCGCGTGGTCATGACGGCCGGATACCCACAAGCCGCGTCCGGTTATGCATCCGCGGCGAGGTCGGCCATCTCCGTGGCGATGCCGTCGAGGTACTCGGTCTCGCCGCTGGCGGCGAACCAGTCCCACAGCTCCAGGGCGTGATAGATCTTGTACAGGCGCATCCGCTCGTCCGGGACGGCCCCGTAGCCGTCGAGCAGGGCGTCGAGCCTGGTCGCGTCGCCGCGGGCGGTGTAGAAGTCGACCTTGGCGAGATCCAGCCAGGGGTCGCCGGCGAGCGCGTTCTCGCTGTCGACCAGCCCGGTGATCTTGCCGTCCTCGACCAGCACGTTGCCCTCGTGCGCGTCGTTGCGGCAGAGCACCGGCGCCGGGCAGCGGGCGAACAGGTCGGAGTGGGCGGCGACGTAGGTCTGCACGAGGTCGTGCAGCTCGGCATCGCCCCGCAGTTCACGGAACTCGCGGAGCTTCTTGGCGAACTGGCGGCCCATGTACGCGGTGTTGTCCGGCACGGCATCGAGCACGTGGGTGGTGATGTAGCCGTAGCCGGGCTGGGGAATGGCGTGGATGGTGGCGAGCATGCGGCCGAGTTGACGGTAGACGTCGGCGATGTCGTCGACGCTCGTCTCGGACAGCGGCGTGCCCGGAAGCCTTGTCATGACGGTGAAAGCCCGGCCGGCGACGTCGGCGTCGGGCTCGACGCGGAGCACCGTCGGGACGGGGCCGACGCCGTGCTCGGCCAGCAGGCGGTAGACGTGAGCCTCCTTGGCCTGCTTCCACCGCCACTTGTCGGCGTACACCTTGATGATCGCGGTTCGGTCGCCGGCGCGCACCTCGTAGACCGTGCTCAGCCGGCTCCCGGTGCGCGGCACGACGGCCGTGACCGCGACGTCCGGCCACAGCGGGCGCAGCATCTGGCCGGCCTGGAGCAGATCCACGGTTTCCACTGTGGCACGGGACGGCAACCCAATATCAGCGCAACGTGGGGACGCCTCCGTTCGGCAGCCACTCGACGGTGGCCCCGGCACTCCACCCGGCCGCGATCTCGGCGAGCCGGTCGGCGGTCACCGGCGTGTGGCCGAGGCCGATGGCGTACTTGTGGGGCGCGAACGGCCGCGGCCAGGCGTGCACGTCCGGCATGTCCTGCTCCAGCATGGCGAGCAATGCCCGGATACGGCCCTTGAGGCGGCCCTCGTCGGTTGCCGTGAGCACCGCCCACGCCGAGTGCCGCTGGTGCATCGGCGGGCTTTCCAGCAGCTGCGGCCACGGGTCGGTCTCGGCGGAGGCGATCTCCCAGGCCCGGTACAGCTCCTGGGTGAGCAGGTCGCGCAGGCCGAGGCCGACCTGTTCGGTGCACGACCGGATCGGCTCCGTCGGCGTCATGATCGTCATGGGCCCATAGGCCGTGTGATCGCCTTGCAGCGCGACCGCGTTCCGCCAGTCCCAGGCCGCCCAGTGCCCGAAGAAGTCCGCCGGCGACCCGGATTCGAGGCTCGCCGCCAGCACCGCCCAGGCGATGCCCGGCAGCCCGCCGAACGGCGCCGAGTCCAGCCCGCGCGCCTTCGCCCACGCCTTGACCTGCCGGGCCAGCTCGACGTTCCGGCCGTTGATCGCCCCGGCATCGGTGACCGCGCTCAGCGCGATCGCCGCCGCCGATCCCAGCTCGGCCCGGCGCTCGACCGCCTCGGCCGGGTTCACGTCGCCGGTTTCGACGAGCACCAGGTCGACGCTCCGCCCGCCGAGCCGCATCCGCACGCCCGGCACCCGCGCGCCGACGACCGGGCGGACCTCGGTGGCGCCGGGAATGTCGAGGTCGACCGGGCCGGGCACCGCCGCGACCAGGTCGACGTCGGCGTCCGCGAGGGCATTCCCCATCCGCCGCGAGCCGACGAGATGCACCACGCCACCCGGCAGGGCTTCGGCGACACGGTCCACAATGGAGTCGATCTGGTCGCTTTCCGTGATCGCCACCCCACTGGCATCCGATACCCACTCCACGGCGCCGCTGCCCAGCGCGACCCGGGCCCTGGTGCGCATCGGCTCGTCACCACGCCTGGACAGCACGACCAGCTCTCCGACGCGTGTGTCCACAGGGGACAAACGGGTCGCGCACTCGGCCGCAACCGCTTGCGCGTCCTTGCTACGGCCCAGGGTGAGGTGCGGCGTGAAGCCGTCGGTGCGGCAGCCGGGGAACGGGCGGGCGACGGCCTCCCGCAGCGCCGGCCATTCGGGGGCGACGGGGTCGAGCCAGATGGTGGCGTCGTCGCGATGGCCGAAGGTGTGCACGCCGTCGAGCCGCACGGCGAACGGCGGCACCTGGGCGGCGGCAGCGGCCAGCAGCGGCACGGCCCGCTCGAACTCCGACTCCGGCACGAAGCCGAACAGGACGTTGACATGTGCGGGCCAGCGGTCGACCTGCGGATCATGCCGGCGCCGCAACGACTCCACCTCGGCGAGGTCGGGCGGCAGCCAGGCGACGGCGGTGCGGGCGATGGACGGGACGTCGAGGACATCTCCGTCGGCCTTGCCCACCAGCAACTCCGCCTCGACGCCGTAGTGATCGGACACGGGCTCCCGCCGCAGCCGGGCGTGCGTCGAGCGCAGCCCGCGCACCAGCACCCGGTCGAGCCGGGACGCGTGGCCGGTCAGCGAGGACACCGCGGCCAAGGGGTTCGCCACCGGGTCGAAGGTGGGTGTCTGGTCCGCCGGGCCGTGCACCTCGGTCCACGCGTCGGTCAGCCGCAGGGCCTCCGCCGGCATTGCGGTGCCGTCGTTGAAGTCGCCGAGCAGCACCACCGGGCAGTCCACATCGGACAAACCTTCGCCGATGGCCGCGATCTCCGTCTCCCGGAGCTCCGCGCCCAGCTCGTGGTGGTCGCTGGTGAGGTGCGTGGTCGCGACGGCGACCGAGCCGCCGGCCGTCTCCAGCACGAACGCGACGATGCCCTTGTGCGGACCGAGCACGTGGAATCCGGCCTCACGCACGGGAACCCGGCTGAGCAGCAGCAACCCGTTGACATCGACCTCACGGCCGCCGATCTCGCTGACGACGTACCCGGTCCGCACCCACGGCGCCGCCAGCAGCAGGGTCAGCAGCCCGGTCTCGACCTCCTGCAGGGCGATCACGTCGGCGTCGGCCCGCTCCAACTCGGCCACCAGCCGCGGCCGGCGGTTGGCCGTGTCGATGCGGTCGGCGTCGTAGCGGTCCCACAGCGTGTTCCACGTCAGCACCCGCAGCCGACTGTCGCCGTACCGTCCATCATGGACATTACGAACCGGCGACCACGCCAGGCCGTCCCACGCATACGGGGACCTGGCGGTGAAGAACGGGGCGCGCAGTCGGCGCGGACCCAACACGCGTCCGGCGTCGGACTCGTCCATCCGGTCGATCCCGGTGGCCCGGTCCCACAACACCTCGCCGTCGGCCTCCACGAACACCACGCGGTGCCACGGGATCTCGCCGCCGGGCACGAACGCCGGCAGCGGCACCCGATTCGGCGGCCGGCCGCGCATGCCGATCCCCAGCACGAACCGGGCCGGGTCGAACCGCGGGTCCCAGCGCACCCGGTGATAGATCTCCTCGCTGGTCCGCATCATCCCTCCTCGCGGCCGAGCGCGCCGGCGACGTCCTCGACCCTACCGGAAGCGCCGACATACCAGGTCCGGTGCGCCTCGCCGGGGTACGGCGGCGAGAACCGGCCCAGCTGCGCGGAAAGCACGTCCGGCGGCAACGCGTGCGACCGGTTGCCGTTGCGGCGGAACAGCTCCTCCTCCGGCACCAGCAGCACGGCATTGGTGACGAACGCGTCCCGTCGGGCCGCGACCGTCTGGGGCATGGCCCGCTGCCGGCGATTCAACGACGTCGCGTCCCACACCACCGTGCGGCCGGCGGTGAGAGCCCGCTCCAGCCGCCGGACCCCGATGTGGAAGACGGTCGCGTTGGCGCTCTGGTCCTCGCGGGAGCCGCGGGCCTCACGCAGGTCGTCCAGCGACACGACCTCGTCGATTCCCCGCAACGAACCGATGAACCGGCTCTTCCCGCTGCCGGACGGCCCGATCATGGCGATCAGGCGGGGGAAATCGCCGGACCGCCAGCGCCAGGTCAGCGGAACGGCCTCCGCGGCCGTGGAAACCCGGCACCGAGCCTCGGCCCAGCACCGGTCGGCCACGTCCTCGTCGAGACCCTGCATGCGCAGCGCCGACTTCAGCGGCTCGAACGGCCGCTCG includes these proteins:
- a CDS encoding hydrophobic protein; this translates as MGIILAVLLLAIVLGGVGFAVHALWIVAGIVLVVWLLGFLMRTAEGGGHWYRW
- a CDS encoding CYTH and CHAD domain-containing protein → MTTRVKETERKYEPVDTDGGLLAGVPGVTVVGGGEDLLLDAVYHDTADLRLARNGVTLRRRTGGEDAGWHLKLPLGDDARDEIRAKATKDAKRVPKELTDLVLGLTRGEPLAPIAHIRTKRKRWELLDDDGRIAAEVVEDDVMAQTLGETSEIKAWREIEVELVEGGGEVFDAVERTLGRPSDAPAKLLRLLGDRIPKEPKAADRITAYVRQQVAELRRQDLRVRQDAEDSVHQMRVASRRIRSILQAYKGSRSLREELRWLGGVLGEARDLEVLREHLQAEVDALPAELVLGNVRQRLTETFAPREQAARAEVLETLRSKRYFTLLDRLDTLRIRSAKARKRLRDTRRRVDRAWRNEARGNGTLHDVRKAAKRARYVAEAAGKKKLARRMKKLTKRLGLHQDSVVARQELRAIGVQSHLDGDNGFTYGLLHGRQQRRAERVEESLRRKV
- a CDS encoding aminoglycoside phosphotransferase family protein, producing the protein MDLLQAGQMLRPLWPDVAVTAVVPRTGSRLSTVYEVRAGDRTAIIKVYADKWRWKQAKEAHVYRLLAEHGVGPVPTVLRVEPDADVAGRAFTVMTRLPGTPLSETSVDDIADVYRQLGRMLATIHAIPQPGYGYITTHVLDAVPDNTAYMGRQFAKKLREFRELRGDAELHDLVQTYVAAHSDLFARCPAPVLCRNDAHEGNVLVEDGKITGLVDSENALAGDPWLDLAKVDFYTARGDATRLDALLDGYGAVPDERMRLYKIYHALELWDWFAASGETEYLDGIATEMADLAADA
- a CDS encoding RNA repair domain-containing protein; protein product: MRTSEEIYHRVRWDPRFDPARFVLGIGMRGRPPNRVPLPAFVPGGEIPWHRVVFVEADGEVLWDRATGIDRMDESDAGRVLGPRRLRAPFFTARSPYAWDGLAWSPVRNVHDGRYGDSRLRVLTWNTLWDRYDADRIDTANRRPRLVAELERADADVIALQEVETGLLTLLLAAPWVRTGYVVSEIGGREVDVNGLLLLSRVPVREAGFHVLGPHKGIVAFVLETAGGSVAVATTHLTSDHHELGAELRETEIAAIGEGLSDVDCPVVLLGDFNDGTAMPAEALRLTDAWTEVHGPADQTPTFDPVANPLAAVSSLTGHASRLDRVLVRGLRSTHARLRREPVSDHYGVEAELLVGKADGDVLDVPSIARTAVAWLPPDLAEVESLRRRHDPQVDRWPAHVNVLFGFVPESEFERAVPLLAAAAAQVPPFAVRLDGVHTFGHRDDATIWLDPVAPEWPALREAVARPFPGCRTDGFTPHLTLGRSKDAQAVAAECATRLSPVDTRVGELVVLSRRGDEPMRTRARVALGSGAVEWVSDASGVAITESDQIDSIVDRVAEALPGGVVHLVGSRRMGNALADADVDLVAAVPGPVDLDIPGATEVRPVVGARVPGVRMRLGGRSVDLVLVETGDVNPAEAVERRAELGSAAAIALSAVTDAGAINGRNVELARQVKAWAKARGLDSAPFGGLPGIAWAVLAASLESGSPADFFGHWAAWDWRNAVALQGDHTAYGPMTIMTPTEPIRSCTEQVGLGLRDLLTQELYRAWEIASAETDPWPQLLESPPMHQRHSAWAVLTATDEGRLKGRIRALLAMLEQDMPDVHAWPRPFAPHKYAIGLGHTPVTADRLAEIAAGWSAGATVEWLPNGGVPTLR